Within the bacterium genome, the region GTAATCTTTTTGTTCGTTTTTTTGCATTGTTCTCTCCAATGGAACCCCACGGGTTAAAACCCGCGGTACCTTTATACGCATTCACCCACGGACTAAAGTCCGTGGAACTCTGCTTGAAAATTAGATATAAAAACTATCTGCCCATTCTACATTAAAAATAATCCCGTCAACGCTTTGGGATATAAATTATCACACATCTCTAACGAGGCGCTCCTACCCTAAAGTTAACTTCCTTTATTTTTTCTTTACCAAAGGTTTGATTTACTGCCTCTATTATTTTTTCTTTTTTAAAAAGAAGTTCTTGCAAATACACAGGAGAATTAACCGCAATAATAAGTTTTTTTTTGTAAATCTTGTACGGTTTCGCGTGGGAACTTATATTCTTCCCTAAAACCAAGTTGAGTTTGTCCAAAACTTGTGCAATTTCCGTTTTTTCTTCTTTTTGTTTTTCTATTTTCTTCCATATTTTTTTTAAAATTTTACCAAGAGGCTCCGGTCCTTTTGTGGCCATCCTATATCTCCATTGGCATTAAGACATAAGCAAATTTTTCGTTGTCCATGGGCCTAAAGAGCGCTGCTTCTTTTGTAGAGTTTAGCCCCACAAAAATCTCTTTACCTCCTATAACCTTCAAAGCGTCCAGCATGTATTCCGGATCAAACGCTATTTTTATTTCTTTTTCTGCGTTTTTAATCATTATCTGTTCGGATGATTCTCCGACCTCTGAAACCTTTGAGCTGATGATTATAGAATCCTTTTGAATGTCAAACTTTACGGAACCGCCTTTCTCTTTAGTTAAAACATACGCCCTTGTAACCGCTTCTATTAATTCCTGCCTATTAATTATTAGTTTTTGTTGGAAATTATTAGGGATAACCTTAGTATAGTCAGGGAACTCGCCTTCTATTAGCCGAGAGGTAAGAGAAATGTTTTTTTGGACAAAATTCACTTGTTTCTCGCCTAAGGTTAAAATAATTTCCTCGTCTGTCATTATCCTTGCAATTTCATTACACGTTTTTACCGGCAGTATGCAGCTCTTTTTTTGTTTCCCAGCTTCAGCTGTAATAGTTTCTTCAATTAAAGATAGTCGTCGTCCGTCTGTTCCCACCATTTCTATATTGTCGCCTTTTATTGATAAATATAAACCTGTTAGGGTATATCTACTTTCTTCTCTAGAGACAGCGAGAATAGTTTTTTGAACCATTGACTTTAACAGGTCTCCCTTTAAACTAACCTTTTGTCCAATAATTTCAGGAAAATTAGGGAAATCGTCAGGAGGAAGTGTATTTATTTGTATGCGTGTTTTTGCGCATTTTATTGTCGTGCTGTTTTTTTCCGTGGAAATTTCAACATCCCCTTTTGGGAATTCTCTTATTAGCTCCAACGTCCTTTTTCCAGGTAATGCTATTATTCCTTCTTCTATAACTTCCCCTAAAACGCTACACTTAACTCCCACCTCTAAATCTGTGCTAAAAAGAGATATTTTTCCATTTTTAGCTGTTAAAAGAAAATATGAAAGTATTGGTAAGGTTGTTCTTGTAGATATGACTCCTTGAGTAATTTGTAAGCTTTTAAATAATTCGTTTTGTGTTGTTTTTATTCTCATTTTTCCTCCTTATCCTAAAATTTTAATAAAACCTTGTTATTACTCTTAATATATTAATATATAAAAAACATAGTCTTAATAGTAAGTGCTGTTAATAATAGGGAAAACATTGTAAGGCTTTATTCCCACCATTATTATGCTTTTAAATTTTATGTGGAAAAACTTTTTTAATATCCACACTATCAACAATATAAATGACCCTATCTTTAATCGGCTTAACATTTTAGATTTTGTATTATCTGATTAATCATCTGGTCAAGATTTTTATCCGCTTTTTTCCTTGTTTTAATCACATTACACGCATGCATTACGGTTGTATGGTCTCTTCCGCCGAAATTATAACCTATCCCGGGTAGAGAAAAATCGGTTAATTCTCTTACTAAATACATTGCAACTTGGCGCGGATAAACAATCAACCGGTCCCGTTTTTTGGAGTTCATCTCGGAAACCTTTACGTTAAACACCTTACTAACCTCTTCTTTAATTAAATCAATTGTTATTGTTTTCTTGGTATCATTAACCGTTATTAAATCTTTTAGAAGTTCTTTCACGACTTCAAGGTTCAGGCTTTTCCCGTTTAAGGAAGAATATGCAACTACTCGTATTAACGCGCCCTCTAACTCTCTTATATTTGCCGTAATTCCGGAGCATATATAAGAAAGCACATCCTCGGGCACGTTATACCCGTAAAACAACGCTTTTTTCTGTAAAATTGCCATTCTCGTTTCAAAATCTGCGGGTTGAATGT harbors:
- the dnaN gene encoding DNA polymerase III subunit beta, encoding MRIKTTQNELFKSLQITQGVISTRTTLPILSYFLLTAKNGKISLFSTDLEVGVKCSVLGEVIEEGIIALPGKRTLELIREFPKGDVEISTEKNSTTIKCAKTRIQINTLPPDDFPNFPEIIGQKVSLKGDLLKSMVQKTILAVSREESRYTLTGLYLSIKGDNIEMVGTDGRRLSLIEETITAEAGKQKKSCILPVKTCNEIARIMTDEEIILTLGEKQVNFVQKNISLTSRLIEGEFPDYTKVIPNNFQQKLIINRQELIEAVTRAYVLTKEKGGSVKFDIQKDSIIISSKVSEVGESSEQIMIKNAEKEIKIAFDPEYMLDALKVIGGKEIFVGLNSTKEAALFRPMDNEKFAYVLMPMEI
- a CDS encoding DUF721 domain-containing protein, whose amino-acid sequence is MATKGPEPLGKILKKIWKKIEKQKEEKTEIAQVLDKLNLVLGKNISSHAKPYKIYKKKLIIAVNSPVYLQELLFKKEKIIEAVNQTFGKEKIKEVNFRVGAPR